Proteins from one Sabethes cyaneus chromosome 2, idSabCyanKW18_F2, whole genome shotgun sequence genomic window:
- the LOC128733431 gene encoding uncharacterized protein LOC128733431, which translates to MGGAWERLVRSVKTAIGNAYAEGKLNDEDLQTMIVEAEGIVNTRPLTPNHFLIGSSNGVKQPTVHTVPQQGASLESWHHIHRQLNRFWRGWLKEFLPVIRKQPKWFAESRPVKDGDLVLIVDEGKRNGWMRGTVIEVIKTSDSQVRQAIVQTAGGVFHRPVSKLAVLDVNGNSEVIGARGPHPGEDVATGTSSEPATRL; encoded by the coding sequence ATGGGCGGTGCGTGGGAGCGACTGGTCCGCTCAGTAAAGACTGCGATCGGGAATGCATATGCCGAGGGAAAGCTCAATGACGAAGATTTGCAAACTATGATCGTAGAGGCAGAGGGAATTGTAAATACCAGACCACTTACTCCAAACCATTTTTTGATCGGGAGCTCCAATGGAGTCAAGCAACCAACCGTGCATACTGTGCCTCAGCAGGGAGCATCTCTGGAGTCTTGGCATCATATCCATCGCCAACTCAACCGGTTCTGGCGAGGTTGGCTGAAGGAGTTCCTTCCAGTAATCCGAAAACAACCCAAATGGTTTGCTGAGTCTCGACCAGTAAAAGACGGAGACCTGGTATTGATAGTGGACGAAGGTAAACGAAATGGATGGATGCGAGGGACGGTAATCGAGGTGATAAAAACGTCGGATAGCCAAGTGCGACAGGCTATAGTCCAGACCGCTGGAGGAGTCTTTCATCGACCGGTATCTAAACTCGCAGTACTCGATGTTAACGGTAACAGTGAGGTCATCGGAGCACGAGGACCACACCCGGGGGAGGATGTTGCTACAGGGACATCGAGTGAACCGGCAACACGGTTGTAA